The following coding sequences are from one Onychomys torridus chromosome 14, mOncTor1.1, whole genome shotgun sequence window:
- the Isca2 gene encoding iron-sulfur cluster assembly 2 homolog, mitochondrial — translation MAAARSLSLTAAAFRAVIPWRRGRLLASSPGLWTRWEATSSIPEAGEGQIRLTDSCVQRLLEITEGSEFLRLQVEGGGCSGFQYKFSLDTVINPDDRVFEQGGARVVVDRDSLAFVKGAQVDFSQELIRSSFQVLNNPQAQQGCSCGSSFSIKI, via the exons ATGGCAGCCGCCAGGTCCTTGTCCCTAACGGCCGCGGCGTTCAGGGCGGTCATTCCCTGGCGCCGGGGCAG GCTCCTCGCGTCCTCTCCCGGACTTTGGACCCGGTGGGAAGCGACGTCCTCCATTCCAGAGGCTGGCGAGGGACAGATCCGCCTCACGGACAGCTGCGTCCAG AGGCTTCTGGAAATCACCGAAGGGTCAGAATTCCTCAGGCTGCAAGTGGAGGGAGGTGGATGCTCCGGATTCCAATACAAATTTTCACTGGATACAGTTATTAACCCCGACGACAG GGTATTTGAACAGGGTGGGGCAAGAGTGGTGGTTGATCGTGATAGCTTGGCCTTCGTGAAAGGGGCCCAGGTGGACTTCAGCCAAGAACTCATCCGAAGCTCATTTCAAGTGTTGAATAACCCCCAAGCCCAGCAAGGCTGCTCCTGTGGGTCATCCTTCTCCATCAAAATCTGA